In the Deltaproteobacteria bacterium genome, one interval contains:
- a CDS encoding ABC transporter permease translates to MELILDGILKAFQLLFSLNPEVLGITLLSLQVSGAATLISVLIGLSTGTVIALNNFPGKRFLVSVVNTGMGLPPVVVGLFVMIFLWRNGPLGFLGILYTPTAMIIAQATIATPIVMGITIAAIQNLPAKLRLQILSLGATRFQMVWFLIREARLPLLAGIMAGFGGVISEVGASIMVGGNIKGYSRVLTTATVMESGMGNFDVAIALGIILVLLCFLVNYLLTVIQQRERPR, encoded by the coding sequence ATGGAACTCATTCTTGACGGGATACTCAAGGCCTTCCAGCTCCTCTTTTCCTTAAATCCGGAGGTGCTTGGAATTACCCTTCTTTCCCTCCAGGTGTCCGGGGCAGCGACGCTGATCAGTGTGCTTATCGGCCTCTCAACCGGAACGGTCATCGCCCTCAATAATTTTCCGGGGAAAAGGTTTTTAGTCAGTGTGGTCAATACGGGGATGGGGCTGCCCCCGGTGGTCGTCGGTCTGTTTGTGATGATCTTCCTCTGGCGGAACGGACCCTTGGGTTTCCTGGGGATCCTCTATACCCCGACCGCCATGATCATCGCCCAGGCGACCATCGCTACACCGATCGTTATGGGAATCACCATTGCCGCTATCCAGAACCTTCCGGCCAAGCTGCGGTTGCAGATCCTTTCCCTCGGCGCCACGAGGTTCCAGATGGTCTGGTTTCTGATCCGGGAAGCCCGGCTGCCCCTTCTGGCCGGGATCATGGCCGGATTCGGCGGGGTCATCTCCGAGGTCGGCGCCTCCATCATGGTCGGCGGTAATATCAAAGGTTATTCCCGGGTCTTAACCACCGCAACGGTCATGGAATCCGGCATGGGAAACTTCGATGTGGCTATCGCCCTGGGGATCATCCTCGTCCTGCTTTGTTTTTTGGTCAATTACCTCCTGACGGTGATTCAGCAAAGGGAACGGCCCCGATGA